In one Corallococcus sp. EGB genomic region, the following are encoded:
- a CDS encoding lanthionine synthetase C family protein has product MLVDALSDPPSQVPSLASLARGDAGRAVLFDALARAHGDAGHRARSEALLERATEALGAETLGPDLYDGFTGIAWAVQHVQRPSESPEEDPLTDIDAALGDFLQTRPWPHRHDLVSGLVGMGAYALERLPRDGARHCLEAVVARLGELAERTPEGLRWRTQAGHVEARLQGEQPEGSFNLGVAHGMAGVLILLGGAVASGVEAARELLHGGWTWFMARRGADSAPARFPTRVGAGNEPLTWPRRPAWCYGDPGVALGLHSLARAVGNAAWEAQALALCREAAGRWKDAASVKDGGLCHGSAGLAHLYNRLFQATGEPAFETASRYWFQQLLTVHRQPGLGVAGFRTLEQFDDGTEGWTDNAGLLAGATGIALALLAATSSVEPSWDRMLLMSLRPSSSLDAP; this is encoded by the coding sequence ATGCTTGTCGATGCGCTGTCGGACCCTCCCTCCCAGGTGCCTTCCCTGGCGTCCCTCGCGCGAGGTGACGCGGGGCGCGCGGTGCTCTTCGATGCGCTGGCCCGGGCCCACGGTGACGCGGGGCATCGTGCGAGGTCGGAGGCCTTGCTGGAGCGCGCCACGGAGGCGCTCGGGGCGGAGACACTGGGGCCGGACCTCTATGATGGCTTCACGGGCATCGCGTGGGCCGTGCAGCACGTGCAGCGCCCTTCTGAATCACCGGAGGAGGATCCGCTCACGGACATCGACGCCGCGCTCGGCGACTTCCTCCAGACGCGCCCGTGGCCCCACCGCCACGACCTGGTGAGCGGGCTGGTGGGCATGGGCGCGTACGCGCTGGAGCGCCTGCCGCGCGACGGGGCGCGACACTGCCTGGAGGCGGTGGTGGCGCGGCTCGGAGAGCTGGCGGAGCGGACGCCCGAGGGACTGCGCTGGCGGACGCAGGCTGGCCATGTGGAAGCGCGGCTCCAGGGTGAACAGCCCGAGGGCAGCTTCAACCTGGGCGTCGCGCACGGCATGGCGGGCGTGCTCATCCTGCTGGGCGGCGCGGTGGCCTCGGGCGTTGAAGCGGCTCGCGAGCTGCTTCATGGAGGTTGGACGTGGTTCATGGCCCGGCGCGGAGCGGACTCCGCTCCCGCTCGCTTTCCCACGCGCGTGGGGGCCGGGAACGAACCTCTCACGTGGCCGCGCCGTCCGGCGTGGTGCTACGGGGATCCGGGCGTGGCGCTCGGGCTGCACTCGCTGGCTCGCGCGGTGGGGAATGCCGCGTGGGAGGCGCAGGCCCTCGCGCTCTGCCGGGAGGCCGCCGGACGTTGGAAGGACGCCGCCTCCGTGAAGGACGGCGGGCTCTGCCATGGATCCGCGGGGCTCGCGCACCTCTACAACCGCCTGTTCCAGGCCACGGGCGAGCCCGCCTTCGAGACCGCTTCCCGGTATTGGTTCCAGCAGCTGCTCACCGTGCACCGGCAGCCCGGCCTGGGCGTGGCCGGGTTCCGCACGCTGGAGCAGTTCGACGACGGCACCGAGGGGTGGACGGACAACGCCGGTCTGCTCGCGGGCGCCACGGGCATCGCGCTGGCGCTCCTCGCGGCGACCTCTTCCGTGGAGCCCTCCTGGGACCGCATGCTGCTCATGTCCCTGCGACCCTCTTCTTCCCTGGACGCCCCATGA
- a CDS encoding acetyl-CoA C-acetyltransferase, with product MTASYIVDAVRTPRGRGKMGKGALTGLHPQELLAQTLNALQRRGGWDAREVGDVIAGCVSQVNEQGANIARNAVLAAGWPQDVSAVSLNRFCGSGLQAVNFGAMGVASGAMDFVVTGGVESMSHLSLGADGGGQDGGNVRLRERVYQVPQGISADLIATLEGITREDVDAWALRSQRQAARAIEEDRFAGSLFAVKDPATGAVLLERDEYPRPDTTAQGLAALKPAFVAMGETVVGPNGETLDGIALAAYPQAKRIQHVHTAGNSSGIVDGAAVVALASERYVKEKGLKPRARIRAMATLGTEPLIMLTAPAPVSEKALRMAGMKAGDIDLWEINEAFAAVVLQTTRALGIDPERVNVNGGAIALGHPLGATGAMLVGTALDELERTGKGTALITMCIGGGQGIATIIERV from the coding sequence ATGACCGCCAGCTACATCGTCGACGCCGTCCGGACCCCGCGTGGGCGCGGGAAGATGGGCAAGGGAGCCCTGACGGGTCTGCACCCGCAGGAGCTGCTCGCGCAGACGCTCAACGCGCTCCAGCGCAGGGGTGGCTGGGATGCACGCGAGGTGGGCGACGTCATCGCGGGGTGCGTGTCGCAGGTGAACGAGCAGGGCGCGAACATCGCTCGCAACGCGGTGCTGGCGGCGGGGTGGCCGCAGGACGTGTCCGCCGTGTCGCTCAATCGCTTCTGCGGCTCCGGGCTCCAGGCGGTGAACTTCGGCGCGATGGGCGTCGCCTCCGGCGCCATGGACTTCGTGGTGACGGGCGGCGTGGAGAGCATGTCGCACCTGTCGCTGGGCGCGGACGGCGGCGGCCAGGACGGCGGCAACGTGCGGCTGCGCGAGCGCGTCTACCAGGTGCCCCAGGGCATCAGCGCGGACCTCATCGCGACGCTGGAGGGCATCACCCGAGAGGACGTGGACGCGTGGGCCCTTCGCTCGCAGCGCCAGGCGGCTCGCGCCATCGAGGAGGACCGCTTCGCGGGGTCCCTCTTCGCGGTGAAGGACCCGGCCACCGGCGCCGTGCTGCTGGAGCGCGACGAGTACCCGCGCCCGGACACCACCGCGCAGGGGCTGGCCGCGCTCAAGCCCGCGTTCGTCGCCATGGGTGAGACGGTCGTGGGCCCGAACGGCGAGACGCTGGACGGCATCGCGCTGGCCGCCTACCCGCAGGCGAAGCGCATCCAGCACGTGCACACCGCGGGCAACTCCAGCGGCATCGTGGACGGGGCCGCCGTGGTGGCGCTGGCGTCGGAGCGCTACGTGAAGGAGAAGGGCCTCAAGCCCCGCGCCCGCATCCGCGCCATGGCGACGCTGGGCACCGAGCCGCTCATCATGCTCACCGCCCCCGCGCCCGTGAGCGAGAAGGCCCTGCGCATGGCCGGCATGAAGGCGGGCGACATCGACCTGTGGGAGATCAACGAGGCCTTCGCCGCCGTGGTCCTCCAGACGACGCGCGCGCTCGGCATCGACCCGGAGCGGGTGAACGTCAACGGCGGCGCCATCGCGCTGGGCCACCCGCTGGGCGCCACCGGCGCGATGCTCGTGGGCACGGCGTTGGATGAACTGGAGCGCACGGGCAAGGGGACGGCGCTCATCACCATGTGCATCGGTGGCGGCCAGGGCATCGCCACCATCATCGAGCGCGTGTAG
- a CDS encoding lantibiotic dehydratase, whose amino-acid sequence MTPPGFAPSGFFVLRTPLLPFDELRAWSQGLCASSSLAAPAPELEAALGRDRLLLRERLRAVMARPEVREALFLASPSLEEHLPAWTSAPESPHGEKLERTLVRYWQRMSARATPFGLFAGNSLGLFAPATRLRLSARETYRRHTRLDTDYVDALMEKLAGLPALREALRYRPNSSLYRAAGRLRYAESRRDGGSRTHQLVGVEPTPYLEATLERARAGASLSSLARALVEADAEVSLDEATEYVDMLVESQLLVPDLAPPVTGPEPLHALLAHLESVPAMRESHRVLEHVQRALTELEGSPPGAEPARYRALARGLEALPSPVDLSRLFQVDLRKPAEALTLGPAVVDAMVQGVTLLHRLSAASESPTLRRFREAFVQRYEAREVPLLEALDEDVGIGFELASPEAAEDAPLLRDLALPAPRSEERVAWGKAQAHLQYRLSEVLRTGGPLELDAADVEALAHPRPGPLPDAFSVLGTVLAASQEDVDAGRFRFVFESMIGPSGAALLGRFCHGDPELLRHVTAHLRAEEALRPEATFAEVVHLPEGRVGNILCRPVLRAHELVYLGRSGAPPEQQLPLTDLSLSVQGRRIVLRSASLGREVLPRVTHVHNFGRAHLRPYTFLGTLQQQGASPGLRWQWGPLASSAFLPRVTMGRLILHRARWRLTASTLHALGEREGAERFREAQRLRERLRLPRFVGLEDRDNVLPVDLENVLSLDTFVHLVRQRTDAVLVELLEDDGLCVTGPEGRFVHEVVVPFVRDASAVPAPAVHVPRPPRLQRSFPPGSEWLYLKLYTGTALAERVLKDAVAPLVRQALASGAVSQWFFLRYGDPDWHLRVRLHGDPRRLHGEVLEHLHTLVRPLQRDGLVHRVQVDTYEREIERYGGDAGLPLAEQWFHADSEAALELLDTVAEDGGADARWRLVLCGIDSVLTDLGFDLEGRGRLLEGLRQGYGQEFSVDGAVERRLGERFRTHRQELESLLWRPWLDEGPLAPGFAALRRRAERQGPVLGRLRACADQGLLTQPLDRVAASLVHMHTNRMLRTAARAQELVLYDLLHRLYASRLARERKKS is encoded by the coding sequence ATGACACCGCCGGGCTTCGCTCCCTCGGGGTTCTTCGTCCTCCGCACCCCGCTGCTGCCCTTCGACGAGCTGCGCGCCTGGAGCCAGGGGCTCTGCGCGTCCTCCTCGCTGGCGGCCCCTGCCCCGGAGCTGGAGGCGGCGCTCGGCCGGGACCGCCTGCTGCTGCGTGAACGGCTTCGGGCCGTGATGGCGCGGCCGGAGGTGCGGGAGGCGCTGTTCCTCGCGTCACCCTCGCTGGAGGAGCACCTGCCCGCGTGGACGTCCGCGCCGGAGAGTCCCCACGGCGAGAAGCTGGAGCGGACGCTCGTGCGCTACTGGCAGCGCATGTCGGCGCGGGCGACGCCCTTCGGCCTCTTCGCGGGCAACAGCCTGGGCCTGTTCGCTCCGGCGACGCGGCTTCGGCTGTCCGCCCGTGAGACGTACCGGCGCCACACGCGGTTGGACACGGACTACGTCGACGCGTTGATGGAGAAGCTCGCCGGGCTGCCCGCGCTTCGCGAGGCCCTGCGCTACCGCCCCAACTCCAGCCTGTACCGGGCCGCGGGCCGGCTGCGCTACGCCGAGTCGCGGCGCGACGGTGGCTCGCGGACCCACCAGCTCGTCGGCGTGGAGCCCACGCCGTACCTGGAGGCCACGTTGGAGCGGGCCCGCGCGGGAGCCTCGCTCTCCTCGCTGGCGCGGGCGCTGGTGGAGGCGGATGCCGAGGTGTCGCTCGACGAGGCCACGGAGTACGTGGACATGCTCGTCGAGAGCCAGCTCCTGGTGCCGGACCTGGCGCCTCCCGTCACGGGACCGGAGCCGCTCCACGCGCTGCTCGCGCACCTGGAGAGCGTACCCGCGATGCGCGAGTCCCACCGCGTCCTCGAGCACGTGCAGCGCGCGTTGACGGAGCTGGAGGGTTCGCCGCCGGGCGCGGAGCCGGCTCGCTACCGCGCGCTGGCTCGCGGGCTGGAGGCCCTGCCCTCCCCCGTCGACCTGAGCCGCCTGTTCCAGGTGGATCTGCGCAAGCCCGCCGAAGCGTTGACGCTGGGGCCCGCCGTGGTGGACGCGATGGTCCAGGGCGTCACCCTGCTGCACCGCCTCAGCGCCGCCTCCGAGTCCCCCACGCTGCGGCGCTTCCGTGAAGCCTTCGTGCAGCGCTACGAGGCGCGCGAAGTGCCACTGCTGGAGGCGCTCGACGAGGACGTGGGCATCGGCTTCGAGCTGGCCAGCCCCGAGGCCGCGGAGGACGCGCCGCTCCTGCGCGACCTGGCCCTCCCCGCGCCCCGCTCCGAGGAACGTGTCGCGTGGGGCAAGGCGCAGGCCCACCTGCAATACCGGCTGTCGGAGGTGCTGCGGACAGGCGGTCCCCTGGAGCTGGACGCCGCCGACGTGGAGGCGCTCGCCCACCCGCGACCGGGGCCGCTGCCGGATGCGTTCTCCGTCCTGGGCACGGTGCTCGCGGCATCACAGGAGGACGTCGACGCGGGGCGCTTCCGGTTCGTCTTCGAGTCGATGATTGGCCCCTCTGGCGCGGCGCTCCTCGGACGCTTCTGCCACGGCGACCCGGAGCTGCTGCGCCACGTGACGGCGCACCTGCGCGCGGAGGAGGCCCTGCGCCCGGAGGCCACCTTCGCGGAGGTGGTGCACCTGCCGGAGGGACGCGTCGGCAACATCCTGTGCCGCCCCGTGCTGCGCGCGCACGAGCTGGTGTACCTGGGGCGCTCGGGCGCGCCGCCGGAGCAGCAGCTCCCGCTCACGGACCTGTCCCTCTCCGTCCAGGGCCGGCGCATCGTCCTGCGCTCCGCGAGCCTGGGGCGCGAGGTGCTTCCGCGCGTCACCCACGTCCACAACTTCGGCCGCGCGCACCTGCGGCCCTATACCTTCCTGGGCACGCTCCAGCAGCAGGGCGCGAGCCCCGGCCTGCGCTGGCAGTGGGGTCCGCTCGCCAGCAGCGCGTTCCTTCCGCGCGTGACGATGGGCCGGCTCATCCTCCACCGCGCGCGCTGGCGGCTCACGGCGTCCACGCTCCACGCGCTCGGTGAGCGCGAAGGCGCCGAGCGCTTCCGCGAAGCGCAGCGGCTGCGCGAACGGCTGCGGCTCCCTCGCTTCGTGGGCCTGGAGGACCGCGACAACGTGCTGCCGGTGGACCTGGAGAACGTGCTCAGCCTGGACACCTTCGTCCACCTGGTGCGGCAGCGCACGGACGCGGTGCTGGTGGAGCTGCTGGAGGACGACGGGCTTTGCGTCACAGGCCCCGAAGGCCGCTTCGTCCACGAGGTGGTGGTGCCCTTCGTGCGCGACGCGTCAGCGGTGCCCGCGCCCGCCGTGCACGTGCCCCGGCCGCCGCGCCTCCAGCGCTCGTTCCCTCCCGGCTCCGAGTGGCTGTACCTCAAGCTCTACACGGGCACGGCGCTCGCGGAGCGCGTGCTGAAGGATGCCGTGGCGCCGCTGGTCCGTCAGGCGCTGGCGTCCGGCGCCGTGAGCCAGTGGTTCTTCCTGCGCTACGGAGACCCGGACTGGCACCTGCGCGTGCGACTCCACGGCGACCCGCGACGGCTGCACGGTGAGGTGCTGGAGCACCTGCACACGCTCGTGCGCCCCCTCCAGCGGGACGGGCTCGTCCACCGCGTGCAGGTGGACACCTACGAGCGCGAAATCGAGCGCTACGGCGGAGATGCCGGCCTGCCGCTCGCGGAGCAGTGGTTCCACGCGGACAGCGAGGCGGCGCTGGAGCTGCTCGACACCGTCGCGGAGGATGGCGGCGCGGACGCACGCTGGCGGCTGGTGCTGTGCGGCATCGACTCGGTGCTGACGGACCTGGGCTTCGACCTGGAGGGCCGCGGCCGGCTGCTCGAAGGCTTGCGCCAGGGCTACGGCCAGGAGTTCTCCGTGGACGGCGCCGTCGAGCGGCGGCTGGGCGAACGGTTCCGCACGCACCGCCAGGAGCTGGAGTCCCTGCTGTGGCGGCCGTGGCTTGATGAAGGGCCGCTCGCGCCGGGGTTCGCGGCCCTGCGGCGCCGCGCGGAGCGGCAGGGGCCGGTGCTGGGACGGCTGCGCGCTTGCGCGGATCAGGGACTGCTCACCCAACCACTGGACCGCGTGGCCGCGAGCCTCGTCCACATGCACACCAACCGGATGCTGCGCACCGCCGCCCGAGCGCAGGAGCTGGTCCTCTACGACCTCCTCCACCGCCTCTACGCCTCCCGGCTGGCTCGCGAGCGGAAAAAGTCCTGA
- a CDS encoding Hsp70 family protein produces the protein MSGGAGHKPILGIDLGTTYSLVAVLRDGRPTVLPNALGEILTPSAVSLNAAGEVLVGAAAKAHAVLDPVSGAVAFKRDMGTDRQRVIGGRSFSPQELSALVLGSLKRDAEAALGIAIEEAVVTVPAYFGDLQRQATRDAGAIAGLNVERIINEPTAAALAYGLHERDREMRVAVLDLGGGTFDVTVLEIIEGVIEIQSSAGDARLGGEDFDTALARHMAHLFREKQGVDLEEHAAAWSRLREACEAAKRRLSASERTRVVLPELPLETGRRLTLDLELTRDDAERAWASVLERVRGPIRQALKDASLQAKDVDEVLLVGGSTRMPCVAAMSAELFGRLPLRKLPPDEAVALGAAVQAAMKGGDRAVEDLVVTDVAPFTLGVATLARAGRQHVSGVFSPILERGTVIPASRVERYYTSSDFQREIKLEIYQGEHARCEDNVKLGEYHFQGLPPAPASEQAVDVRFTYDLNGILEVEVTVVATGRKEAFVIEQRPGRLTPAQIEEARQRMSALKLHPRDALPNTTVLARADALFVQLTGLPREELASVIAAFRLALEAQEPGRIAEVRERLNAMVRAFRER, from the coding sequence ATGAGCGGTGGTGCGGGCCACAAGCCCATCCTGGGCATCGACCTGGGGACAACGTACTCGCTGGTGGCGGTGCTGCGCGATGGCCGTCCCACCGTTCTGCCCAACGCATTGGGCGAAATCCTCACGCCCAGCGCGGTGAGCCTCAACGCCGCGGGCGAGGTGCTGGTGGGCGCGGCGGCGAAGGCCCATGCGGTGCTGGACCCTGTCTCCGGCGCGGTGGCCTTCAAGCGCGACATGGGCACGGACCGTCAGCGCGTCATCGGAGGCCGGAGCTTCTCGCCGCAGGAGTTGTCCGCGTTGGTGCTCGGCTCGCTGAAGCGGGACGCGGAGGCCGCGTTGGGCATCGCCATCGAGGAGGCAGTGGTGACGGTGCCCGCCTACTTCGGAGACCTCCAGCGACAGGCCACCCGTGACGCGGGCGCCATCGCGGGCCTGAATGTCGAACGCATCATCAACGAGCCCACCGCCGCAGCGCTGGCCTACGGCCTCCACGAGCGCGACCGTGAGATGCGCGTGGCGGTGCTGGACCTGGGCGGCGGTACGTTCGACGTGACGGTGCTGGAGATCATCGAAGGCGTCATTGAAATCCAGTCCTCCGCCGGAGACGCGCGGCTGGGCGGTGAGGACTTCGACACCGCGCTGGCGCGCCACATGGCGCACCTGTTCCGGGAGAAGCAGGGCGTGGACCTGGAGGAGCACGCAGCCGCGTGGTCCCGCTTGCGAGAGGCCTGCGAGGCCGCCAAGCGCCGGCTGTCCGCCTCCGAGCGCACGCGCGTGGTGCTGCCGGAGCTGCCGCTGGAGACCGGCCGCCGGCTGACGCTGGACCTGGAGCTCACCCGCGATGACGCGGAGCGCGCCTGGGCCTCCGTGCTGGAGCGCGTGCGTGGCCCCATCCGTCAGGCGCTGAAGGACGCGTCGCTCCAGGCGAAGGACGTGGACGAGGTGCTGCTGGTGGGAGGCTCCACCCGAATGCCCTGCGTGGCGGCGATGAGCGCGGAGCTGTTCGGCCGGCTGCCCCTGCGCAAGCTGCCGCCGGACGAGGCCGTGGCGCTGGGCGCCGCGGTGCAGGCCGCGATGAAGGGCGGGGACCGGGCCGTGGAAGACCTGGTCGTCACCGACGTGGCGCCCTTCACGTTGGGCGTCGCCACCCTGGCGCGGGCGGGCCGCCAGCACGTCAGCGGTGTCTTCAGCCCCATCCTGGAGCGAGGCACGGTCATCCCCGCCAGCCGGGTGGAGCGCTATTACACGAGCAGCGACTTCCAACGGGAGATCAAGCTGGAGATCTACCAGGGCGAACACGCCCGCTGCGAGGACAACGTCAAGCTGGGCGAATACCACTTCCAGGGACTGCCGCCCGCGCCCGCGAGCGAGCAGGCCGTGGACGTGCGCTTCACCTACGACCTCAACGGCATCCTGGAGGTGGAGGTGACGGTGGTGGCCACCGGGCGCAAGGAGGCCTTTGTCATCGAGCAGCGCCCCGGCCGTCTCACGCCCGCGCAGATTGAAGAGGCGCGCCAGCGGATGTCCGCGCTCAAGCTGCACCCGCGCGATGCGCTGCCCAACACCACCGTGCTCGCTCGGGCCGATGCGCTGTTCGTCCAGCTCACCGGCCTGCCGCGCGAGGAACTCGCGTCCGTCATCGCCGCCTTCCGTCTGGCGCTGGAGGCCCAGGAGCCCGGGCGCATTGCGGAGGTCCGCGAGCGCCTCAATGCGATGGTGCGTGCCTTCCGGGAGCGTTAG